A window of the Hordeum vulgare subsp. vulgare chromosome 5H, MorexV3_pseudomolecules_assembly, whole genome shotgun sequence genome harbors these coding sequences:
- the LOC123452555 gene encoding uncharacterized protein LOC123452555 isoform X1, translating into MELVHFIIVDLSIWRDYIILIDLILHKTRAYRHLLFNKLHIGSSLDKGILCQFIVMHIVLDAFRISVSKNNKADGDSSRSTLSTICNCSEVLGDALLGNIIFTAMLLLGVSTDSVSHHHFELCQVISSDNDGLGVSIICYIHRRNICSLIKCCSPESGDTVPKSPLRWGLLHGARGKALDGTVAHVDTMNMNLSRLAAVLLQVFVQSGTGPCRNWKTGTHPAGLCTEALQAERSRSGERTPERLKRQSVEMGRHFRLLMAQVGVATYLPCSRPEVRQPADRAPLPSDSFSVVHPL; encoded by the exons ATGGAGTTAGTTCACTTTATTATAGTGGATTTATCGATTTGGCGGGATTAT ATTATCTTGATCGATCTGATTCTACACAAGACCAGGGCATACCGACATCTACTGTTCAATAAGCTGCACATTGGTTCATCTCTTGACAAG GGAATACTGTGCCAGTTCATTGTGATGCATATCGTTCTTGACGCTT TCAGAATATCAGTTTCAAAAAACAACAAAGCTGATGGAGATTCTTCCAGGAGCACATTGTCCACAATTTGCAATTGCAGCGAG GTTCTGGGTGATGCATTGTTAGGAAACATCATATTTACGGCCATGTTACTCCTGGGA GTATCGACAGATTCTGTTAGCCATCATCATTTCGAGCTATGTCAAGTTATTTCTTCTGACAATGATG GTTTGGGAGTTTCCATCATCTGCTATATTCATCGTCGAAACATTTGTTCTCTCATCAAATGTTGTAGCCCTGAGAG TGGTGACACGGTTCCCAAAAGCCCACTGCGTTGGGGTCTGCTTCATGGCGCACGCGGCAAAGCACTTGACGGAACGGTGGCTCATGTggacaccatgaacatgaatttaTCAAGACTTGCCGCCGTCTTACTCCAAG TGTTCGTGCAGAGTGGAACTGGACCGTGCCGGAACTGGAAAACGGGGACCCATCCTGCTGGCCTCTGTACTGAGGCCCTGCAGGCTGAGCGATCGCGGTCCGGTGAGCGTACGCCTGAGAGACTGAAGAGGCAGTCTGTAGAGATGGGCCGTCACTTTCGCCTACTTATGGCCCAAGTAGGAGTAGCTACTTACTTGCCCTGTTCACGCCCGGAAGTGCGTCAGCCAGCTGACAGGGCCCCTCTACCTTCTGATTCTTTCTCAGTTGTACACCCGTTGTAG
- the LOC123452555 gene encoding protein ARV 2-like isoform X4, with amino-acid sequence MGDDGAEGEAPRCVGCGRRVRTLFVQYSPGNIRLMKCDVCKAVADPYIECEFMIILIDLILHKTRAYRHLLFNKLHIGSSLDKGILCQFIVMHIVLDAFRISVSKNNKADGDSSRSTLSTICNCSEVLGDALLGNIIFTAMLLLGVRYILKFSFDITRYRQILLAIIISSYVKLFLLTMMVWEFPSSAIFIVETFVLSSNVVALRVVTRFPKAHCVGVCFMAHAAKHLTERWLMWTP; translated from the exons ATGGGGGACGACGGGGCGGAAGGGGAGGCGCCGCGCTGCGTCGGCTGCGGCCGGCGCGTGAGGACGCTCTTCGTGCAGTACTCCCCGGGCAACATCCGTTTGATGAAATGC GATGTCTGCAAGGCTGTCGCTGATCCCTACATCGAGTGTGAATTCATG ATTATCTTGATCGATCTGATTCTACACAAGACCAGGGCATACCGACATCTACTGTTCAATAAGCTGCACATTGGTTCATCTCTTGACAAG GGAATACTGTGCCAGTTCATTGTGATGCATATCGTTCTTGACGCTT TCAGAATATCAGTTTCAAAAAACAACAAAGCTGATGGAGATTCTTCCAGGAGCACATTGTCCACAATTTGCAATTGCAGCGAG GTTCTGGGTGATGCATTGTTAGGAAACATCATATTTACGGCCATGTTACTCCTGGGAGTACGTTATATCCTCAAATTTTCGTTTGACATTACAAG GTATCGACAGATTCTGTTAGCCATCATCATTTCGAGCTATGTCAAGTTATTTCTTCTGACAATGATG GTTTGGGAGTTTCCATCATCTGCTATATTCATCGTCGAAACATTTGTTCTCTCATCAAATGTTGTAGCCCTGAGAG TGGTGACACGGTTCCCAAAAGCCCACTGCGTTGGGGTCTGCTTCATGGCGCACGCGGCAAAGCACTTGACGGAACGGTGGCTCATGTggacaccatga
- the LOC123452555 gene encoding uncharacterized protein LOC123452555 isoform X3, with protein MSARLSLIPTSSVNSWYGMIILIDLILHKTRAYRHLLFNKLHIGSSLDKGILCQFIVMHIVLDAFRISVSKNNKADGDSSRSTLSTICNCSEVLGDALLGNIIFTAMLLLGVSTDSVSHHHFELCQVISSDNDGLGVSIICYIHRRNICSLIKCCSPESGDTVPKSPLRWGLLHGARGKALDGTVAHVDTMNMNLSRLAAVLLQVFVQSGTGPCRNWKTGTHPAGLCTEALQAERSRSGERTPERLKRQSVEMGRHFRLLMAQVGVATYLPCSRPEVRQPADRAPLPSDSFSVVHPL; from the exons ATGTCTGCAAGGCTGTCGCTGATCCCTACATCGAGTGTGAATTCATGGTATGGTATG ATTATCTTGATCGATCTGATTCTACACAAGACCAGGGCATACCGACATCTACTGTTCAATAAGCTGCACATTGGTTCATCTCTTGACAAG GGAATACTGTGCCAGTTCATTGTGATGCATATCGTTCTTGACGCTT TCAGAATATCAGTTTCAAAAAACAACAAAGCTGATGGAGATTCTTCCAGGAGCACATTGTCCACAATTTGCAATTGCAGCGAG GTTCTGGGTGATGCATTGTTAGGAAACATCATATTTACGGCCATGTTACTCCTGGGA GTATCGACAGATTCTGTTAGCCATCATCATTTCGAGCTATGTCAAGTTATTTCTTCTGACAATGATG GTTTGGGAGTTTCCATCATCTGCTATATTCATCGTCGAAACATTTGTTCTCTCATCAAATGTTGTAGCCCTGAGAG TGGTGACACGGTTCCCAAAAGCCCACTGCGTTGGGGTCTGCTTCATGGCGCACGCGGCAAAGCACTTGACGGAACGGTGGCTCATGTggacaccatgaacatgaatttaTCAAGACTTGCCGCCGTCTTACTCCAAG TGTTCGTGCAGAGTGGAACTGGACCGTGCCGGAACTGGAAAACGGGGACCCATCCTGCTGGCCTCTGTACTGAGGCCCTGCAGGCTGAGCGATCGCGGTCCGGTGAGCGTACGCCTGAGAGACTGAAGAGGCAGTCTGTAGAGATGGGCCGTCACTTTCGCCTACTTATGGCCCAAGTAGGAGTAGCTACTTACTTGCCCTGTTCACGCCCGGAAGTGCGTCAGCCAGCTGACAGGGCCCCTCTACCTTCTGATTCTTTCTCAGTTGTACACCCGTTGTAG
- the LOC123452555 gene encoding uncharacterized protein LOC123452555 isoform X2, translated as MGDDGAEGEAPRCVGCGRRVRTLFVQYSPGNIRLMKCDVCKAVADPYIECEFMIILIDLILHKTRAYRHLLFNKLHIGSSLDKGILCQFIVMHIVLDAFRISVSKNNKADGDSSRSTLSTICNCSEVLGDALLGNIIFTAMLLLGVSTDSVSHHHFELCQVISSDNDGLGVSIICYIHRRNICSLIKCCSPESGDTVPKSPLRWGLLHGARGKALDGTVAHVDTMNMNLSRLAAVLLQVFVQSGTGPCRNWKTGTHPAGLCTEALQAERSRSGERTPERLKRQSVEMGRHFRLLMAQVGVATYLPCSRPEVRQPADRAPLPSDSFSVVHPL; from the exons ATGGGGGACGACGGGGCGGAAGGGGAGGCGCCGCGCTGCGTCGGCTGCGGCCGGCGCGTGAGGACGCTCTTCGTGCAGTACTCCCCGGGCAACATCCGTTTGATGAAATGC GATGTCTGCAAGGCTGTCGCTGATCCCTACATCGAGTGTGAATTCATG ATTATCTTGATCGATCTGATTCTACACAAGACCAGGGCATACCGACATCTACTGTTCAATAAGCTGCACATTGGTTCATCTCTTGACAAG GGAATACTGTGCCAGTTCATTGTGATGCATATCGTTCTTGACGCTT TCAGAATATCAGTTTCAAAAAACAACAAAGCTGATGGAGATTCTTCCAGGAGCACATTGTCCACAATTTGCAATTGCAGCGAG GTTCTGGGTGATGCATTGTTAGGAAACATCATATTTACGGCCATGTTACTCCTGGGA GTATCGACAGATTCTGTTAGCCATCATCATTTCGAGCTATGTCAAGTTATTTCTTCTGACAATGATG GTTTGGGAGTTTCCATCATCTGCTATATTCATCGTCGAAACATTTGTTCTCTCATCAAATGTTGTAGCCCTGAGAG TGGTGACACGGTTCCCAAAAGCCCACTGCGTTGGGGTCTGCTTCATGGCGCACGCGGCAAAGCACTTGACGGAACGGTGGCTCATGTggacaccatgaacatgaatttaTCAAGACTTGCCGCCGTCTTACTCCAAG TGTTCGTGCAGAGTGGAACTGGACCGTGCCGGAACTGGAAAACGGGGACCCATCCTGCTGGCCTCTGTACTGAGGCCCTGCAGGCTGAGCGATCGCGGTCCGGTGAGCGTACGCCTGAGAGACTGAAGAGGCAGTCTGTAGAGATGGGCCGTCACTTTCGCCTACTTATGGCCCAAGTAGGAGTAGCTACTTACTTGCCCTGTTCACGCCCGGAAGTGCGTCAGCCAGCTGACAGGGCCCCTCTACCTTCTGATTCTTTCTCAGTTGTACACCCGTTGTAG